From a region of the Pseudomonadaceae bacterium SI-3 genome:
- a CDS encoding cell division protein FtsH — protein sequence MKEKAGFHVSYWMFAVLAFLGIQYLLTAQQEVATIPYSEFEQHLKDGRIDELAITERRIEGSFKEPLPSGQRRFVSNRVEPQLAEHLQQYPVRYTGKVESTLVRDLLSWIVPAVLFFGIWLFLIRRLGSGLGGGGMMQIGKSKARVYVETDMKVSFADVAGVDEAKDELKEIIEFLRDPKTYGRLGGRMPKGVLLVGPPGTGKTLLARAVAGEARVPFYSISGSEFVEMFVGVGAARVRDLFEQARAQAPAIIFIDELDALGRARGAGPMSGGHDEKEQTLNQLLVEMDGFDTSSGLVLLAATNRPEILDPALLRAGRFDRQVLVDRPDKVGRVQILDVHLKKARLDTDVDPQAIAALTPGFTGADLANLVNEATLLATRRNAEAVAMTDFTAAIERIVAGLEKRNRLLNPREREIVAYHEMGHALVAMALPGVDPVHKVSIIPRGMGALGYTIQRPIEDRFLMTREELENKMAVLLGGRAAEWLVFAHLSTGAADDLAKVTDIARAMVTRYGMSRRLGHMVLEREPSSFLGNEAMLGLKPQHDYAESTATAIDEEVQELVQASFQRSLTLLEARRELLERSAQRLLQQETLDGEALLELSAATVVAPA from the coding sequence GTGAAAGAGAAAGCCGGATTTCATGTCAGCTATTGGATGTTCGCCGTCCTGGCGTTTCTCGGCATCCAGTACCTGCTGACGGCACAGCAGGAAGTGGCGACGATCCCTTACAGCGAGTTCGAACAGCACCTCAAAGACGGACGCATCGATGAGCTGGCGATCACCGAGCGGCGTATCGAAGGGTCGTTCAAGGAACCCTTGCCCAGCGGCCAGCGACGCTTCGTCAGCAATCGCGTCGAACCGCAGCTGGCCGAGCACCTGCAGCAATATCCGGTGCGCTACACCGGCAAGGTGGAAAGCACGCTGGTGCGGGACCTGCTGTCGTGGATCGTTCCGGCCGTGTTGTTCTTCGGCATCTGGCTGTTCCTCATCCGTCGCCTCGGCAGCGGCCTGGGTGGCGGCGGCATGATGCAGATCGGCAAGAGCAAGGCGCGGGTTTACGTCGAGACCGACATGAAAGTGAGCTTCGCCGACGTGGCCGGCGTCGACGAGGCCAAGGACGAGCTGAAGGAAATCATCGAATTCCTGCGTGATCCGAAAACCTACGGCCGCCTCGGCGGACGCATGCCCAAGGGCGTGCTGCTGGTCGGCCCGCCCGGCACCGGCAAGACGCTGCTGGCGCGAGCCGTGGCCGGTGAGGCAAGGGTGCCGTTCTACTCCATTTCTGGCTCAGAGTTCGTCGAGATGTTCGTCGGGGTGGGCGCGGCGCGGGTACGTGACCTGTTTGAACAGGCGAGGGCCCAGGCGCCGGCAATCATCTTCATTGATGAACTGGACGCCCTTGGCCGCGCTCGTGGCGCCGGGCCGATGTCCGGCGGGCACGACGAGAAGGAGCAGACGCTCAACCAGTTGCTGGTGGAGATGGACGGTTTCGATACGTCCAGTGGGTTGGTCTTGCTGGCCGCCACCAACCGGCCGGAAATTCTCGACCCGGCATTGCTACGTGCCGGCCGGTTCGACCGTCAGGTGCTGGTGGATCGGCCGGACAAGGTCGGGCGGGTGCAAATTCTCGACGTGCACTTGAAAAAGGCGCGGCTGGACACCGATGTCGATCCCCAGGCCATCGCCGCGCTGACGCCAGGGTTCACCGGCGCAGACCTGGCCAATCTGGTCAACGAGGCGACGCTGCTGGCGACCCGGCGCAATGCCGAGGCGGTGGCCATGACAGATTTCACCGCCGCCATTGAGCGCATCGTCGCCGGTCTGGAGAAGCGCAACCGTTTGCTCAACCCGCGCGAGCGGGAAATTGTCGCGTATCACGAGATGGGCCACGCACTGGTCGCCATGGCGCTGCCGGGTGTCGATCCGGTGCACAAGGTCTCGATCATCCCGCGCGGCATGGGCGCGCTGGGCTATACCATCCAGCGGCCCATCGAGGACCGCTTCCTGATGACCCGCGAGGAGCTCGAAAACAAGATGGCCGTGCTGCTCGGCGGGCGCGCAGCGGAGTGGCTGGTGTTCGCCCACCTGTCCACCGGTGCGGCGGACGACCTGGCCAAGGTCACCGATATTGCCCGGGCCATGGTCACCCGCTACGGCATGTCCCGGCGGCTCGGGCACATGGTGTTGGAGCGCGAGCCCAGTTCTTTCCTGGGCAACGAAGCGATGCTCGGCCTCAAGCCGCAGCATGATTACGCGGAAAGTACCGCCACGGCCATCGACGAGGAAGTACAGGAACTGGTGCAGGCATCCTTCCAACGCAGCCTGACGCTGCTCGAAGCGCGCCGAGAGCTGCTGGAGCGCAGCGCTCAGCGACTGCTGCAACAGGAGACCCTGGACGGGGAGGCGTTGCTTGAATTGAGTGCCGCCACAGTGGTTGCTCCGGCGTAA
- a CDS encoding YceK/YidQ family lipoprotein, with protein MKRSTIRLGSTLALVLLLSGCATVRTLDAAKPGAPVVYSGTRLDWYSLNGGCCPLDRFGAEPPRHAAIDLPASALLDTLLLPFALAAVLGIGLGVSGGL; from the coding sequence ATGAAACGATCGACTATCCGGCTCGGCTCAACGCTGGCGCTCGTCCTACTGCTCTCCGGTTGCGCCACGGTGCGCACCCTCGATGCTGCCAAGCCCGGCGCGCCCGTCGTCTACTCCGGCACTCGCCTGGACTGGTACAGCCTCAACGGCGGTTGCTGTCCGCTGGACCGTTTCGGTGCCGAGCCACCCAGGCATGCAGCCATCGACCTGCCGGCCAGCGCGTTGCTCGACACGCTGCTGTTGCCCTTCGCTCTGGCTGCGGTGCTCGGCATCGGGCTTGGTGTCAGCGGCGGCCTCTGA
- a CDS encoding UbiX family flavin prenyltransferase, which produces MSGPERITLAMTGASGAQYGLRLLDCLIQEDREVHFLISKAAQLVMATETDVVLPAKPQAMQAFLSEYTGAAAGQIRVFAKEDWMAPPASGSGAPTAMVVVPCSTGTLSAIATGACNNLIERAADVALKERRQLILVPREAPYSSIHLENMLKLSNLGATILPASPGFYHQPQTIDDLVDFVVARVLNLLNIPQDMLPRWGEHHIVSDD; this is translated from the coding sequence ATGAGCGGCCCCGAACGCATCACCCTGGCCATGACCGGAGCATCCGGCGCGCAATATGGCTTGCGCCTGCTCGACTGCCTGATCCAGGAAGACCGCGAGGTCCATTTTCTGATTTCCAAGGCGGCGCAACTGGTGATGGCAACCGAGACCGATGTCGTGCTGCCGGCCAAACCACAGGCCATGCAGGCGTTTCTCTCTGAATACACGGGTGCCGCGGCCGGGCAAATCCGTGTGTTCGCCAAAGAAGACTGGATGGCACCACCGGCATCCGGTTCCGGCGCACCGACTGCCATGGTGGTGGTGCCGTGCTCGACCGGCACCCTATCGGCAATCGCCACGGGCGCCTGCAACAACCTGATCGAGCGCGCCGCGGACGTGGCGCTCAAGGAGCGTCGCCAGCTGATTCTGGTGCCTCGCGAAGCACCGTATTCGAGCATTCACCTGGAGAACATGCTCAAGCTGTCCAACCTCGGCGCCACCATCCTCCCGGCGTCTCCGGGCTTCTATCATCAGCCGCAGACCATCGACGATCTGGTGGATTTCGTGGTCGCGCGCGTCCTCAACCTGCTCAACATCCCGCAGGACATGCTGCCGCGCTGGGGCGAGCACCATATCGTCAGCGACGATTAA
- the mpl gene encoding UDP-N-acetylmuramate:L-alanyl-gamma-D-glutamyl-meso-diaminopimelate ligase has protein sequence MHIHILGICGTFMGSLAVLAKELGHRVTGSDANVYPPMSTQLEAQGIELTQGYEPSQLEPAPDLVVIGNALSRGNPAVEYVLNKGLPYVSGPQWLADHVLQGRWVLAAAGTHGKTTTSSMLAWVLEHAGMSPGFLIGGVPQNFGISARLGGTPFFVVEADEYDSAFFDKRSKFVHYRPRTAILNNLEFDHADIFPDLAAIERQFHHLVRTVPSEGLIIHPESETALKRVIGMGCWTPVQTTGEGGQWKANLLSADGSRFEVIFEGAVQGVVDWELTGLHNVNNALATLAAARHVGVLPKQGAEALSEFLSVKRRMEKVAEVNGVTIYDDFAHHPTAIATTLDGLRKRVGDTPIIAVVEPRSNSMKLGAHREGLAESVALADQAIWYAPPNLGWDLAATVAGSPVETTVCDSLESIIAKVKADATPGTQVVVMSNGGFGGLHKKLAEALA, from the coding sequence ATGCATATCCATATTCTCGGCATCTGCGGCACCTTCATGGGATCGCTCGCAGTGCTGGCCAAGGAACTGGGCCACCGCGTCACCGGCTCGGACGCCAACGTCTACCCACCCATGAGCACGCAGCTCGAAGCCCAGGGCATCGAACTGACGCAAGGCTACGAGCCCAGCCAGCTCGAGCCGGCGCCGGATCTGGTAGTGATCGGCAATGCGCTGTCGCGCGGCAACCCGGCGGTGGAATACGTACTCAACAAGGGCCTGCCCTATGTGTCCGGCCCGCAATGGCTGGCCGATCACGTGCTGCAGGGGCGCTGGGTGCTGGCGGCTGCTGGCACGCACGGCAAGACCACCACCAGCAGCATGCTCGCCTGGGTGCTGGAACACGCCGGCATGAGCCCGGGTTTTCTCATCGGCGGTGTGCCGCAGAACTTCGGCATCTCGGCGCGCCTGGGCGGTACGCCGTTCTTCGTGGTCGAGGCCGACGAATACGACAGCGCCTTCTTCGACAAGCGCAGCAAGTTCGTCCATTACCGTCCGCGTACGGCGATCCTGAACAACCTGGAATTCGACCACGCCGACATCTTCCCGGACCTCGCGGCCATCGAACGGCAGTTCCACCATCTGGTGCGCACCGTCCCCAGTGAAGGCCTGATCATTCATCCCGAGTCTGAAACGGCGCTCAAACGTGTCATCGGCATGGGCTGCTGGACGCCGGTGCAGACCACCGGCGAAGGCGGGCAATGGAAGGCCAACCTGCTCAGCGCCGACGGTTCGCGCTTCGAGGTGATCTTCGAGGGCGCCGTACAGGGTGTGGTCGACTGGGAGTTGACTGGCCTGCACAACGTCAACAATGCACTGGCCACCCTGGCGGCGGCGCGCCATGTCGGCGTGCTGCCCAAGCAGGGCGCCGAGGCGCTGAGTGAGTTCTTGAGCGTCAAGCGGCGCATGGAAAAGGTCGCAGAAGTCAACGGCGTGACCATCTACGACGACTTCGCCCATCACCCAACCGCCATTGCCACCACGCTCGACGGCTTGCGCAAGCGCGTCGGCGATACGCCCATCATTGCCGTGGTCGAACCGCGCTCGAATTCGATGAAGCTCGGCGCTCACCGCGAGGGCCTGGCCGAATCGGTGGCGCTGGCCGATCAGGCGATCTGGTACGCACCGCCGAATCTCGGTTGGGACCTGGCGGCCACCGTGGCCGGCTCGCCTGTGGAAACGACTGTGTGCGACTCACTTGAGTCGATCATCGCCAAGGTCAAAGCCGATGCCACGCCGGGTACTCAGGTGGTGGTTATGAGCAACGGTGGTTTTGGTGGGTTGCACAAGAAATTGGCCGAGGCGTTGGCGTAA
- a CDS encoding aldehyde dehydrogenase → MRYAHPGSEGAVVSFKSRYGNYINGEFVEPANGQYFTNLSPVNGQPIAEFPRSDAADIEKALDAAHAAADAWGKTSVQARSLVLLKIADRIEQNLEMLAITETWDNGKAVRETLNADIPLAADHFRYFAGCIRAQEGTAAEIDEHTAAYHFHEPLGVVGQIIPWNFPILMAAWKLAPALAAGNCVVLKPAEQTPLGIAVLMEVIGDLLPPGVLNVVQGYGREAGEALASSKRIAKIAFTGSTPVGSHIMKRAAEAIIPSTVELGGKSPNIYFEDIMQAEPTFIEKAAEGLVLGFFNQGEVCTCPSRALVQESIYGPFMEAVMKKVAQIKRGDPLDTDTMVGAQASQQQFDKIMSYLEIAKQEGAEVLTGGGVEKLEGSLATGYYIQPTLLKGTNKMRVFQEEIFGPVIGVTTFKDEAEALAIANDTEYGLGAGVWTRDINRAYRMGRAIKAGRVWTNCYHLYPAHAAFGGYKKSGVGRETHKMILDSYQQTKNLLISYDINPLGFF, encoded by the coding sequence ATGCGTTACGCCCATCCCGGCAGCGAAGGCGCTGTCGTTTCCTTCAAGTCCCGTTACGGCAACTACATCAACGGCGAGTTCGTCGAGCCGGCCAACGGGCAATACTTCACCAACCTGTCCCCGGTAAACGGCCAGCCTATCGCCGAATTCCCCCGCTCCGACGCCGCCGACATCGAAAAAGCCCTGGATGCCGCGCATGCCGCCGCCGATGCCTGGGGCAAAACCAGCGTGCAGGCGCGCTCGCTGGTCCTGTTGAAGATTGCCGACCGTATCGAGCAGAACCTCGAAATGCTTGCCATCACCGAAACCTGGGATAACGGCAAGGCCGTGCGTGAAACCCTGAACGCCGACATCCCATTGGCTGCAGACCACTTCCGCTACTTCGCTGGGTGCATCCGCGCGCAGGAAGGCACCGCCGCCGAGATCGACGAGCACACCGCGGCTTATCATTTCCACGAACCGCTGGGCGTGGTTGGGCAGATCATCCCTTGGAATTTCCCGATTCTCATGGCCGCCTGGAAGCTCGCCCCTGCGCTGGCCGCGGGCAACTGCGTGGTCTTGAAGCCGGCCGAGCAAACGCCGCTCGGGATCGCCGTGCTCATGGAAGTCATCGGCGACCTACTGCCGCCGGGTGTGCTCAACGTGGTGCAGGGCTACGGGCGCGAAGCCGGCGAAGCCCTGGCGAGCAGCAAGCGCATCGCCAAGATCGCCTTCACCGGCTCCACCCCGGTGGGCTCGCACATCATGAAGCGCGCCGCTGAGGCCATCATCCCGAGCACCGTTGAGCTGGGAGGCAAGAGCCCGAACATCTACTTCGAAGACATCATGCAGGCCGAGCCGACGTTCATCGAGAAAGCCGCCGAAGGCCTGGTACTGGGCTTCTTCAACCAGGGCGAAGTCTGCACCTGCCCGTCGCGGGCGCTGGTGCAGGAGTCGATCTACGGGCCGTTCATGGAAGCGGTGATGAAGAAGGTCGCGCAGATCAAGCGCGGCGACCCGCTGGACACGGACACCATGGTCGGCGCTCAGGCCAGCCAGCAGCAGTTCGACAAGATCATGTCCTACCTGGAAATCGCCAAGCAGGAAGGCGCCGAAGTGCTCACTGGCGGCGGCGTGGAGAAACTCGAAGGCTCGCTCGCCACCGGCTATTACATCCAGCCGACCCTGCTCAAGGGCACCAACAAGATGCGTGTGTTCCAGGAGGAAATCTTCGGCCCGGTCATCGGCGTCACGACCTTCAAGGACGAAGCCGAAGCCCTGGCCATCGCCAATGACACCGAGTACGGCCTGGGTGCAGGCGTCTGGACCCGCGACATCAACCGCGCCTATCGCATGGGCCGGGCGATCAAGGCCGGACGCGTGTGGACCAACTGCTACCACCTCTACCCGGCGCATGCGGCGTTCGGTGGCTACAAGAAGTCCGGCGTCGGTCGCGAAACCCACAAGATGATCCTCGACAGCTACCAGCAGACCAAGAACCTGCTGATCAGCTACGACATCAATCCTCTCGGGTTCTTCTAG
- the eat gene encoding ethanolamine permease — protein MALEHSSATPPSHAIDFEAVGSTYFQERELKKGAAGWVLLVGLGVAYVISGDYAGWNFGLAQGGWGGLFIATLLMATMYLCMCFSLAELSSMIPTAGGGYGFARSAFGPLGGFLTGTAILIEYAIAPAAIAVFIGAYCESLFGIGGWAIYLAFYIIFIGIHIFGVGEALKLMFIITAIAALALGVFIVAMVPHFSVDKLLDIAPTTAAGASSFLPYGYVGIWAAIPYAIWFFLAVEGVPLAAEETKNPQRDMPRGLIGAMLILVAFAGLILLVGPGGAGSSTLVESGNPLVEALTTAYGSSTWMSGFVNLVGLAGLIASFFSIIYAYSRQIFALSRAGYLPRKLSLTNKNKAPVMALIIPGVIGFLLSLTGQGDLLILVAVFGATISYVLMMASHIVLRMRRPDLHRPYKTPGGVLTSGVALVLACIAVVAGFLVDPRVVIAAAVIYGVFIAYFAIYSRHHLVAGTPEEEFAAIESAEAALHK, from the coding sequence ATGGCTCTCGAACACAGCAGTGCAACACCCCCTTCCCACGCCATCGATTTCGAAGCAGTTGGCAGCACCTATTTCCAGGAACGCGAACTGAAGAAAGGCGCCGCCGGTTGGGTGCTGCTGGTGGGCCTGGGCGTCGCCTACGTGATTTCCGGCGACTATGCCGGCTGGAACTTCGGCCTCGCTCAGGGCGGCTGGGGCGGGCTGTTCATCGCCACGCTGCTGATGGCGACCATGTACCTGTGCATGTGCTTTTCACTCGCCGAACTCTCTTCGATGATTCCCACAGCAGGCGGCGGCTATGGTTTCGCCCGAAGCGCCTTCGGCCCGCTGGGAGGCTTTCTCACCGGCACGGCGATCCTGATCGAGTACGCAATCGCCCCCGCAGCCATCGCCGTGTTCATTGGCGCTTACTGCGAATCGCTGTTCGGCATTGGCGGCTGGGCGATCTACCTGGCGTTCTACATCATCTTTATTGGCATCCATATCTTCGGCGTCGGCGAGGCGTTGAAGCTGATGTTCATCATCACCGCGATTGCTGCGCTGGCCTTGGGCGTCTTCATCGTCGCGATGGTGCCGCACTTCTCGGTCGATAAACTGCTCGACATCGCGCCGACCACCGCCGCCGGCGCCAGCAGCTTTCTGCCCTATGGCTATGTGGGCATCTGGGCAGCTATCCCTTACGCGATCTGGTTCTTCCTTGCGGTCGAGGGCGTACCGCTGGCCGCCGAGGAAACCAAGAACCCGCAGCGCGACATGCCGCGTGGGCTGATCGGTGCCATGCTGATTCTGGTGGCCTTTGCCGGCCTGATCCTGTTGGTCGGGCCTGGCGGGGCTGGCTCCAGCACCCTCGTGGAATCCGGCAATCCGCTAGTCGAGGCGCTGACCACCGCCTACGGGTCGTCCACCTGGATGAGCGGTTTCGTCAATCTGGTCGGGCTGGCCGGCCTCATCGCCAGCTTCTTCTCGATCATCTACGCCTACTCCCGGCAGATTTTCGCGTTGTCACGGGCTGGCTACCTGCCGCGCAAACTGTCGCTGACTAACAAGAACAAGGCGCCGGTTATGGCCTTGATTATCCCCGGCGTGATCGGCTTCCTGCTCTCGCTCACCGGCCAGGGCGATCTGCTGATTCTGGTCGCTGTGTTCGGCGCAACCATCTCCTACGTGCTGATGATGGCCTCGCATATCGTGCTGCGGATGCGCCGTCCGGACCTGCATCGCCCATACAAGACGCCCGGTGGCGTACTGACTTCCGGCGTCGCGCTGGTGCTGGCCTGCATCGCAGTGGTGGCGGGCTTCCTCGTCGACCCACGGGTGGTCATTGCCGCCGCGGTGATCTATGGCGTCTTCATCGCCTACTTCGCGATCTACAGCCGTCATCATCTGGTGGCTGGCACGCCGGAAGAGGAATTCGCGGCGATCGAGAGTGCCGAGGCGGCGTTGCACAAATAA
- a CDS encoding ethanolamine ammonia lyase large subunit (with EutC catalyzes the formation of acetaldehyde and ammonia from ethanolamine) gives MAGYTHSVGGTNWRFDSLREVMAKASPARSGDFLAEVAAGSDAERVAAQMCLAQIPLKRFLEEALIPYETDEVTRLIIDGHDTDAFAPVSHLTVGDFRNWLLGDDADEAALKALAPGLTPEMVAAVSKIMRVQDLILVAQKVRVVTRFRNTIGLRGRMSTRLQPNHPTDEAAGIAASIVDGLLYGNGDAVIGINPATDSTSGICDLLKMLDAIIQRYDIPTQGCILTHVTTSIEAINRGAPLDLVFQSIAGTEAANSSFGINLAVLQEGYEAGLSQNRGTVGDNLMYFETGQGSALSANAHHGVDQQTCEARAYAVARKFKPLLVNTVVGFIGPEYLYNGKQIIRAGLEDHFCAKLLGVPMGCDICYTNHAEADQDDMDVLLTLLGTAGINFIMGIPGSDDVMLHYQTTSFHDALYLRQSLGLRPAPEFEEWLAKMDILRQDGGRLRMGEQLPPAFRQALERMA, from the coding sequence ATGGCGGGATACACGCACAGCGTAGGCGGCACTAACTGGCGCTTCGACAGCCTGCGCGAGGTAATGGCCAAGGCCAGCCCGGCGCGCTCCGGTGATTTCCTCGCGGAAGTCGCAGCGGGCAGCGACGCCGAGCGCGTGGCCGCACAGATGTGCCTGGCGCAGATCCCGCTCAAGCGCTTTCTCGAAGAGGCGTTGATCCCGTACGAGACCGACGAAGTCACCCGGCTGATCATCGACGGCCACGACACCGACGCCTTCGCCCCGGTCAGCCATCTGACCGTGGGCGATTTTCGCAACTGGCTGCTGGGTGATGACGCCGACGAGGCTGCGCTCAAGGCGCTCGCGCCTGGCCTGACACCCGAGATGGTCGCTGCAGTGTCGAAGATCATGCGCGTACAGGACCTGATCCTCGTCGCGCAGAAAGTGCGCGTCGTCACCCGCTTTCGCAACACCATCGGCCTGCGCGGGCGCATGTCCACCCGCCTGCAACCCAATCACCCCACCGACGAAGCCGCCGGGATCGCCGCCAGCATCGTCGACGGGCTGCTCTACGGTAACGGCGACGCGGTGATCGGCATCAACCCGGCCACCGACAGCACCAGCGGCATCTGCGACCTGTTGAAGATGCTCGACGCCATCATCCAGCGTTACGACATACCGACCCAGGGCTGCATTCTCACCCACGTCACCACCTCCATCGAAGCGATCAACCGTGGCGCGCCGCTGGATCTCGTGTTCCAGTCCATCGCCGGCACCGAAGCGGCGAACAGCAGTTTCGGGATCAACCTGGCGGTTCTGCAGGAGGGCTACGAGGCCGGTTTGTCGCAGAATCGCGGCACGGTCGGGGATAACCTGATGTACTTCGAGACCGGCCAGGGCAGCGCCTTGTCGGCCAACGCGCACCATGGCGTCGACCAGCAGACCTGCGAGGCCCGCGCCTACGCCGTGGCGCGCAAATTCAAGCCGCTACTGGTCAATACCGTGGTCGGCTTCATCGGCCCGGAGTACCTCTACAACGGCAAGCAGATCATCCGCGCCGGTTTGGAAGATCACTTCTGCGCCAAGCTGCTCGGCGTGCCCATGGGCTGCGACATCTGCTACACCAACCATGCCGAAGCCGATCAGGACGACATGGATGTGCTGCTGACCCTGCTTGGTACCGCCGGTATCAACTTCATCATGGGCATCCCGGGCTCGGACGATGTGATGCTCCACTACCAGACCACTTCGTTCCACGACGCGCTCTATCTGCGCCAGAGCCTGGGGCTCAGGCCAGCGCCAGAGTTCGAGGAATGGCTGGCGAAGATGGACATCCTGCGCCAGGACGGCGGACGGCTGCGGATGGGTGAACAGCTCCCGCCCGCCTTTCGCCAGGCGCTGGAGCGGATGGCATGA
- a CDS encoding ethanolamine ammonia-lyase gives MSTRPPTAITNPWSHLRHLTPARIALGRAGTSLPTDAQLDFQFAHAQARDAVHLSLDTEELAHQLQDKGFRTLQLRSAAADRYIYLQRPDLGRRLDEPSAEQLTDHTTEHAEGYDLAIVIADGLSALAVQRHALPLLQRIEEQIEKDGWSLAPISLVQQGRVALGDEVGERLKAKMVVMLVGERPGLSSPDSLGLYFTYDPKVGRTDADRNCISNIRLEGLNYNLAAHRLIHLMREACRRQLSGVTLKDEAEVLSLDDDKPKTGNFLLG, from the coding sequence ATGAGCACGCGCCCGCCCACCGCCATTACCAACCCCTGGAGCCACCTGCGCCACCTCACCCCGGCGCGTATCGCTTTGGGTCGTGCGGGCACCAGCCTGCCCACCGATGCCCAGCTGGATTTCCAGTTCGCTCATGCGCAGGCACGCGACGCCGTGCATCTATCCCTCGACACCGAAGAACTGGCTCATCAGCTTCAGGACAAAGGGTTCAGGACCCTGCAACTGCGCTCCGCAGCCGCTGACCGCTACATTTACCTCCAGCGCCCGGACCTGGGACGACGGCTGGACGAGCCTTCCGCCGAACAGCTGACAGACCACACCACTGAACACGCCGAGGGCTACGACCTGGCGATCGTCATTGCCGATGGCCTGTCAGCGCTCGCCGTCCAGCGCCACGCCCTACCCTTGCTTCAGCGCATCGAAGAACAGATCGAAAAGGATGGCTGGAGCCTCGCCCCCATCAGCCTGGTGCAACAGGGCCGTGTCGCGCTGGGCGATGAAGTGGGCGAGCGGCTCAAGGCGAAGATGGTGGTGATGCTCGTGGGCGAACGCCCAGGCTTGAGCTCGCCGGACAGCCTCGGCCTGTACTTCACCTACGACCCGAAGGTCGGCCGTACCGATGCCGATCGCAACTGCATCTCCAACATCCGCCTGGAGGGCCTGAACTACAACCTAGCCGCGCACCGCCTGATCCACCTGATGCGCGAAGCCTGCCGCCGCCAACTCTCAGGGGTGACGCTGAAGGACGAAGCGGAAGTGCTCAGCCTCGACGACGACAAGCCGAAGACCGGCAACTTCCTGCTGGGTTGA